One Candidatus Nitronauta litoralis genomic window, CACTGTATCGGATCTTGACGATGACGGCGTGGTTGAGGGTGAAGAAATTCTGACCTATGTTGTCTCCAGTGTGAATGGGGCGAACAACCGATCCATTTCGTTTGATGCTTATTTTGATATGAATGGAGACGGGAAATTGCTTTCATCTGAAACCGCCACCTACACTGTCAATTATTCTCTCAATGGCCCTCCCTTTAATCTTTTGCAATTTACACCTAAAGCGGATGGCACCCTGGACAGCTACGTGGTCGCGGAAAATATTGATAATCTGGTTTTTCGTTTCTACGACCATAGTGGCAATGAAATGGGAGTGAACGCAGTGGATGGATCGGCCCCAACAAAAACCGACGGGCTCAATGACCTTCCGATCCGGGTTGAAAACAATAAGCTTCCTATCGTCAGGACGGTGAACATGGAATACACCGTACGAACAAAGGATCCTGATGAAAATGCCCATTTTATCAATACAGGTTCCTATATTGATGGCAGCGTAGCCACCCAGACAAGCGGAACTCCTCAGGCAGCGACTGGGGGTTACACTGATTCCTATCGCCGTCAGGTGATGACAGCGCAGGCTTCACCGCGCAACCTGGGGCTGGCTCCTTTCGGGCGATTGACTATTCAGCCCTCGCAAAATCCAATTGTTTGTCCTGAAACGTCTACACCGTTTACCGTAACTGCAGTGGATTCTGCAGGTGCTGCGATTGATAACTGGAATGTCAACTTGCGAGTCACAGACCCTACCAATGTCTCGGTTTCTTCAAATTCAGTGACAACAGATTCCCAGGGTGAGGCGGTAGGAGCGATCAGTTATAACTGGGTCACTCCAAGTTTCACCACCACACTGTCAGCAGATGCGCAGTGGACGGACCTCGACGGTACGCTAAGATCGGTTATCACCTCGGTACCGATTTCATTTGTTTCGCCAACGGGTGCCGGTGTATTTGATGACTTTAATGATGGAGATGCCATTGGCTGGGCGGCTGATAACCCGAGCCAGTGGGAAGTTGATAACAACGAATACAAACTGGTAGATGGCCCATCTGGTACGGTCAATGCGATCAACCCGATGCATCAGGGTGATGCCACCGCTGATGATAAAGAAACGATTGCGAATTACACGGTATCTGCCGGTGCTGGTGGGCATCTGAAACTGGTTGTCGGTGTGGGTGCGGAAGCGACCCTCTCAGGTGGTACGCCCACGGTTCTCAATCCACAGGAATATGCGAATGGAGGGGGTGCTTCCAAGGCTTTCACAACCCCTACTTACACAATTCCAAATGCTTCCAATCCACAGAACACACTCAAACTGGTAGTGGTAGTCTCCACAGAAGATAGCAGCAGTGGTGATCTGACTGCAGCCAGCGCTTCTTTCGGCGGCGTTGCCATGGAGAAGATTCTCGGGCAACAAACCAATTCCTCCTATGAAGCTGCAACGACCATGTTTTACCTTGACGTGACGGCGGGGCAGTCGGGTCCGATCGCAATTGGTTGGCCTCAGGCATCCCAGAGCTATCAGGTGGTCAACGTGGTCACCCTGGAAAATGTTCAGCCCGGTGGCCCGGAAGTCGCCGGGGTTGGTTTCAAAAACTCTTCTGGAAACGTATCCAATGCGACAGTGGCCACGCTCAATGACGACACATTGTTGGTCCTTGGCGCTACTTCTGGTGACACGGGTTCGTTTACGGCAACCGGTCCAGGTCATACCATTCACAGCAACAATAACACCACGGATGGCGGAACCATGCGCGGTGCGCTGGGAACGGCCCTGATTCCAACTGCTGGTACAGTAACAAACCTGGGCATGAGCGGAAGTGCCAACCGCATGTCCCTCGTGATCGCCGGGTTTGCACCTTCCTCAGCCGCGTCAACGACACCAACCTATGTTCGCTTTAATGGAACGGATATGAATCAGGTTGCCACCTCGCAGTTTGCTGGTGGAACGGGTGTTACCGGCAGCACTCTGTATGAGCTGGATGTCAACGCAGGTGATTCTGGATCCATTGATGTGCAATGGGCCCAGGAAACCAGTGAGCGTTTCATTACCGTTGCGACTTTGACTGATGTTGCTTCAGGTCCTATTATCGCTGCGCAGACGGGTACTGCGGCTGATGAAAATAACAATGCAACGGATATCAACATTAACGCTGTGACCCAGGGTTCGATAGCGGTTTCTTTCGGTTTCGAGAACCATACGGACAAAGTCCAGCAAAAAGGGCCCGGTCATAACCTGTTGATTGATGAGCAGACGGTGAGTGGAACCAGTGCTACCTGGGGTGGTATGGGAACTGTGGATGTTCTGGCCGATGGCAACCTGAATGGTTTCGGTTATCAGGGTTCACACACCCGGCGCGCCGCAGTAATGGCAAACTTCAAACCGGCTCTGGTTACCGTCAATGACGAAATCACTTCCACCGGTTGTCAGCCCTGGTCTGATGTAGAAGTTCTGGTCAAGATGAAAAACCGGGGTAATGTCAGTTCGCCTCGTTTTGCAGGAGCAATCGTCCGCTATGAGAATGCGAACAACTATTACTTTGTCCGGGTACAGCACGATACAGTGACTACCCCCGTGAAAGAGGAAAACTACACCTTGACTCTGATCAAGCGGGATGGTGGAGTGGAAACACCAGTAGGTGCTTCCGAAACCATTACGTTTGAAACCTCTACCCTGGCAACCCCGGTTGATTATTACCTGCGGGTTCGAGTGGTCGGTGATGATTTCAAGGTCCGGTGGTGGAAACCAGCCGACCCGACCAGTCCCACGGCGGATGAACCGGCAACATGGAATCTTGAAAGGAACGATGCGGGTACCTCTGTTACTGCTGGAACCATTGGAATCATGTCAAATCGGCAGGAATTCCTCTTCGACAATGTGAGTGCCGGACCTCCGGTATAGTCAGCGTCTAAGTAAAGCCTTAGAAAGCCCCCTGGATATTTCCAGGGGGCTTTTCTTTTTTCTTTTTAGCGAAACCAGTTCAGCGTTATTCTGAAGATAGAGATATAAGGCAGGGCCTGGTAATTACAAGCTGTCTTTGAAACCCGAACCAAGGGGGATGTGCCATGACCACAACTTATAAAAACTATATCAATGGGAAGTGGGTTCGCTCCAGAACCGGGGAAACATTTGAAAATATCAACCCGGCAAACACCGACGATGTGATTGGACGATTTCAGAAATCAAATAGCGATGATGTAAAGCTCGCGGTTGATGCCGCTTTCAAGGCACGAAAAATGTGGCGTGAGACACCTGCTCCCAGACGTGGTGAAATTTTATTCCGTGTCGCGGAACTTCTGGTGAAGGAAAAAGAACCGCTGGCACGCGACATGACCCGCGAGATGGGGAAAATACTGGCAGAAACTCGCGGCGATGTGCAGGAGGCCATCGACCTTACTTATTTTACAGCCGGGGAGGGTCGCAGGCTCGGGGGAGAAACGGTTCCTTCCGAGCTCGATAAAAAGTTCTGTATGTCCGTTCGCATGCCGATGGGCGTGGTGGGTTGTATCACTCCCTGGAACTTTCCTTTGGCAATTCCTTCGTGGAAACTTATTCCTGCGCTGATTACGGGAAATACGGTGGTCATTAAACCCGCTGAAGACACTCCATTGACGGTAGTAAATTTTATAAAGATATTTGAAAAGGCCGGCCTGCCTCCCGGAGTTTTGAACATGGTCACTGGATTTGGTCCGGACGTTGGCTGGCCTCTGGTTGAACACCCCAAAGTCAAACTGGTGTCGTTCACCGGGTCGTATGAAACCGGATCGCAGATTGCTGCCGGGTGTGCCGCCAACATGAAACAGTTTTCTCTGGAGATGGGTGGAAAAAACGCGATCATTGTCATGGATGACGCAGATCTCGATCTTGCCGTCGAGGGTATCCTGTTTGGAGCTTTTGGAACCACCGGTCAACGATGCACCGCTTGTAGCCGCGTGATCGTTCACCATAAAGTACAAAAAAAGTTCACGGACCTTCTGGTTAAACGAGCAAAAGCACTCAAGCTGGGGGATGGTCTCAATGCCAAAGTTGAGATGGGGCCATTAATCAATGAAGAAGCGCTGGCGAAGGTCGAGCTTTATACCAGTATTGGAAAAACCGAAGGTGCAAAACTGCTTTGCGGCGGGGTGGTGCCCAAGGGGCGTGGTCTCAAAAAAGGATTCTTTTTCGAGCCTACGGTCTTCACGGATGTTTCTCCCCAGATGAGAATTGCTCAGGAGGAGATTTTTGGTCCGGTGGTCTCTCTGATCACCTGCAAGTCTTTTGATCAGGCAGTCGAAATTGTAAACGATTCACGTTATGGCCTGTCTTCAGCAATTTATACGCGCGATGTCAATAAGGCATTTCAGGCGATTCAGGAATTAGATACCGGAATCACCTACGTCAATGCCTCAACCATCGGAGCTGAAATCCAGTTGCCTTTTGGCGGAACCAAGGGCACAGGCAACGGTCATCGCGAAGCCGGCACTGCAGCTCTTGAAATTTTTACGGAGTGGAAATCGGTTTACGTTGATTACAGTGGCAAACTGCAAAAAGCCCAGATCGACGCTTAGTAGCGGGCAACAAGCTGGCCTGTATTGCGCTTCCGGAGTTTCATGAGCGCATGACAATATATTTTTGTATTCGCATTCCAGATTGTCCGTCGTCCGCGGAGGATCAGGGAGTTGATCGGCGGAAGAGGTTGAGTTATAGTCGGAGCCTGTCCTGTTCTGGACTTGTCGTTCTCTTCCCACCTTAAAGGAGGCTCCCATTCTCCAGTTTTCTGTTCTTGGCAGCGGCAGCAAAGGCAATTGTGTTTATATTGAAAATGGCAATCATCGTATTCTCCTCGATGCGGGTTTGAGTCTGCGTTCACTCAAGGAGCGGATGGCCAGGATCGGACGGGACCTTGCCGATGTGTCGGCCGTGTTTTTTACGCATGAGCACAGCGACCATATACGTGGTGCGGGAATGCTTTCCAAAAAATACAAGTTGCCCCTATATGGTACACGCGGAACACTTGCCAAAATTGAGCATCATCTGCCACCCGATGCCGATTGGCATGTAATAGAGCGTGAAGATGAAGTGTGCCTTGGCAGTTTGAGAGTGGAATCCTATCCGACTCCGCACGATGGTGTGGAATCGGTAGCTTTTGTCGTGCATTACGGTGATCACCGCCTCGGCCATGCAACTGATCTCGGTTGTATCGATATGACAGTGTTGGAAAAAATGCGCGGTTGTGATGCCTTGTTGGTGGAATCAAATCATGATCCTGAAATGCTAAAAACAGGACCATATCCCTGGCCACTCAAGCAGCGGGTTGGCGGGGACCGGGGGCATTTGTCGAACGAAGCCTGTGCCCAACTGCTGAATCAGGTAAAGCACAACGACTTAAAAACGGTTGTGCTGATGCACCTCAGTGGAGTCAACAACCATCCCGACATTGTACGCCGCCACGCTACCGGTGCACTGGCGGGGTCGCATGCTGATTTGCATATATCAGAGCAGGATCACCCCACCCCACTTATTTCTCTTATTTAAAAAAAGTGAATCAAGATAAAAGCCTCGGGTCATGGATGGGGCTCGCTATCGGCGATGCCCTGGGTCAAGCTACCAAGGGATTGAAGCCTGAAGCCATCAAACAGTTGTACAAACGAATGGACAAGTTTCAGGATGTGCGACCATTTATTGGCAAGGGAGTCAAGACATACCGCATGAAAGGGTTGTATGGATGTCAGATGCAGATGGGCCTGGCGCTTGGCGAAAGTTTGATTCGAAACAAAGGTCTTGATGAAGCCGCGTTCGGTGAATTGCTTGTTCGTATGTCGCTTGCCGGACCGGAGGGTTATTTCGGAG contains:
- a CDS encoding aldehyde dehydrogenase family protein is translated as MTTTYKNYINGKWVRSRTGETFENINPANTDDVIGRFQKSNSDDVKLAVDAAFKARKMWRETPAPRRGEILFRVAELLVKEKEPLARDMTREMGKILAETRGDVQEAIDLTYFTAGEGRRLGGETVPSELDKKFCMSVRMPMGVVGCITPWNFPLAIPSWKLIPALITGNTVVIKPAEDTPLTVVNFIKIFEKAGLPPGVLNMVTGFGPDVGWPLVEHPKVKLVSFTGSYETGSQIAAGCAANMKQFSLEMGGKNAIIVMDDADLDLAVEGILFGAFGTTGQRCTACSRVIVHHKVQKKFTDLLVKRAKALKLGDGLNAKVEMGPLINEEALAKVELYTSIGKTEGAKLLCGGVVPKGRGLKKGFFFEPTVFTDVSPQMRIAQEEIFGPVVSLITCKSFDQAVEIVNDSRYGLSSAIYTRDVNKAFQAIQELDTGITYVNASTIGAEIQLPFGGTKGTGNGHREAGTAALEIFTEWKSVYVDYSGKLQKAQIDA
- a CDS encoding MBL fold metallo-hydrolase translates to MFWTCRSLPTLKEAPILQFSVLGSGSKGNCVYIENGNHRILLDAGLSLRSLKERMARIGRDLADVSAVFFTHEHSDHIRGAGMLSKKYKLPLYGTRGTLAKIEHHLPPDADWHVIEREDEVCLGSLRVESYPTPHDGVESVAFVVHYGDHRLGHATDLGCIDMTVLEKMRGCDALLVESNHDPEMLKTGPYPWPLKQRVGGDRGHLSNEACAQLLNQVKHNDLKTVVLMHLSGVNNHPDIVRRHATGALAGSHADLHISEQDHPTPLISLI